A region of the Myxococcus stipitatus DSM 14675 genome:
GAAGGTGCTGGCGTGGGACGGCGGAGGATTCCTGCTTCTGTACAAGCGGCTGGAGGCGGGCCGCTTTCGGATGCCTGACGTCGCGGACGACGCCACATCGGTGCAACTGGACTCCACCCAGCTGGCCATGTTGCTCGACGGTATCGACGTCTCGCGCGTACGTCGGCCCGCCCGCTGGCAGCCACCCGGGCAGCCAGCCGAGGCCCAGGGCACCTCGGCTCGGCG
Encoded here:
- the tnpB gene encoding IS66 family insertion sequence element accessory protein TnpB (TnpB, as the term is used for proteins encoded by IS66 family insertion elements, is considered an accessory protein, since TnpC, encoded by a neighboring gene, is a DDE family transposase.), with amino-acid sequence MLLLPRAVRIHLATEPVDMRKSIDGLFVHVQRVLVADAYSGHLFVFVSKRRDKVKVLAWDGGGFLLLYKRLEAGRFRMPDVADDATSVQLDSTQLAMLLDGIDVSRVRRPARWQPPGQPAEAQGTSARR